In the genome of Noviherbaspirillum saxi, the window AGCCTGGCGTGCAAAGAAATAAAACGTCACCATCACCGCGACCGGATTGCCGGGCAAGCCGAACAGATAGGCACTGCGGCCGCCCGAGGCAATCTTTCCGAAAGCCATCGGCCGTCCAGGACGCATGCCGATTTTCCAGAAGGTCACATCGCCCAGCGCCGCCATCATCGTTCTGGTGTAATCGGCTTCGCCAACGGACACGCCGCCGGAAGTAATCACCGCATCGGCATTTTCACAAGCGGTGCGAAAAGCCTGTTCCAGCGATTGCGGGTCATCCTTGACCACGCCCATGTCGATCATGTCGCAACCTAAGCGGGTCAGCATGCCATACAGCGTATAGCGGTTGCTATCGTAAACACAGCCCGCGTCCAGCAGTTCGCCGATCGAGCGCAATTCGTCGCCGGTCGAAAAAAAGGCGACGCGCAGACGGCGCTGCACCGGCACTTCCGCAATGCCCAGCGAGGCAAGCAAGCCGAGATCGGCGGGGCGCAGCAGCTTGCCTTTCAACAGCGCGGGCTTGCCTGCCATCAGGTCTTCGCCTTGCAGGCGACGGTTATCGCCGGTCTTTACGACACCTGGCGGAATGGTCACTGCATGTTCGGACGCGGCTTGCGTGAATTCCTGCGGCACCACGGTATCGCAGCGCGCAGGCATCGGTGCGCCGGTCATGATGCGCACCGCTTCACCGATAGCAACGGGACCGTCGAAGCGTCCTCCGGCATGAATGGTGGCAATCACATTCAACGTGGTCGCACCGCCGGCGGCCAGGTCGGCGCTACATAGCGCATAACCATCCATCGCTGAATTGTCGTGTTGCGGTACATTGATCGGCGACACGATATCCTGCGCCAGCACGCGGTCCAGCGCCGCCCGGATCGTGACCTTTTCCACCGCATGGACCGGCGCGATCACATCGCGGATGATTTGCTGGGCCTGCGCAACCGGCACCGCGTTGGGGTCATAACCCGACAGGCAACTGATGACTTCGGACAAGCTGGGCATAGGGATCAGGTCGCTTCGAAGCGACGTAGTTCATCGAGGGTATTGATATTGCGAAATGCACTCTGGTCCGGAAAATGCACTTCGACAAACTTCAGCGAGCGATACCAGCTGTCGATCTTGCGTCCGCCCTGCTGCAGGAAGGCATTGAGACTCGACAGCACCGATGCCTTCATCAGGCAAAACACCGGATGCGGCTGGCGCTTGCCGTCTTCCTCGGTGACCGCAACCGCGAGTTCGGCGTCGTGATCGGACAATGCCTGCGCCAGACGCGCAACCAGGTCGTCCGGCAAAAACGGCGAATCGCAGGGCGCGGTGACCAGGTAATCGGTATCGCATTGCGACAGCCCGGTTTGCAGCCCGGCGAGCGGGCCTTCGAAACCGGTCAATTGATCGGGCCAGACCGGCAACCCGAAACCTTCGTAAGGACCAAGATTCTGATTCGCATTGATCATCAGCATGCCGACCTGCGGCGACAGACGCATGATCACATGCAACACCATCGGCACGCCGCGAAAGCTTTGCAAGCCCTTGTCCACGCTGCCCATGCGGGAGCCGCGGCCGCCAGCGAGAATCAATCCGGTGATCTGTTGGGTATCTATCATCATGTAGGCAATCAGTGGAAGAGCAAGAGGCATTGTAAGTCGTGCATCGTTTGTCTGTCGAACCAATGGCGGACTCGATGGCAAACTGACAAGCTCGCTACTGCAAAACTTGCAAGCGCGCCGGCTGCAATCTGGTTTAGACTTCCCTCATCTAATCAGGAGAAGTAATGAGCATTTCGATTGAATCCGTCAAAGCGGCCCTGTCGCAAGTCATCGATCCCAATACCGGCAAGGACCTGGTCAGTTCCAAGTCCGCCAAGAATATCCGTCTCGACGGCGCCGATGTCATGCTCGACGTCGAACTCGGCTATCCGGCGAAAAGCCAGCTCGATACGATCCGCAAGGCGACCATCGCCGCCATACGCGCGGTTGAAGGCGCCGGCAATGTCAGCGTGAACGTGCACGCGAAGATCATTGCCCATACCGCGCAGCGCGGCGTCAAGCTGATGCCGAACGTGAAAAACATTATCGCGGTCGCCTCCGGCAAAGGCGGCGTCGGCAAATCGACGACGGCGGTCAACCTGGCGCTGGCGCTGGCGGCCGAAGGCGCAATGGTCGGCATTCTTGATGCCGACATCTACGGCCCTTCGCAGCCGATGATGATGGGCATCAATGGACGTCCGGAAACGGTCGACGGCAAGACCATGGAGCCGCTGGAAAACCATGGATTGCAGGTATCGTCGATCGGTTTCATGATCGACCCGGACGAACCCATGGTCTGGCGCGGCCCTATCGTGACCCAGGCGCTGCAGCAATTGCTGGAGCAAACCAACTGGCGCGACCTCGATTATCTGATCGTCGACATGCCGCCGGGTACCGGCGATGTGCAACTGACGCTGTCGCAAAAGGTTCCGGTCACCGGCGCGGTGATCGTCACCACGCCGCAGGACATCGCGCTGCTGGATGCGCGCAAGGGCCTGAAGATGTTCGAGAAGGTCGGCATCCCGATTCTGGGTATCGTCGAAAACATGAGCACGCATATCTGCTCGAACTGCGGCCATGCGGAACCGGTCTTCGGCCACGGCGGCGGCGAAAGGATGTGTGCCGAGTATGGCGTCGAATTCCTTGGTGCGCTGCCACTGACCATGTCGATTCGCGAACAGACCGATTCCGGCAAGCCGACGGTGGTCGCCGATCCGGACGGACAAATCGCGACGATTTACAAGACGATCGCCCGCAAGGTTGCGGTCAAGGTCGCGGAAAAGGCAAAGGACATGAGCAGCAAGTTCCCCAGTATTGTAATCAAGAACGATTGATCCCCGCATGACGCAAGAACGGACATCACAGATGTCCGTTCGCCGAAGCCTCTGCAAGGGCGAACATGCAACGCCTTGCAAACACTCCTGCACAAATCCGTTTTTTGGCGCAATATGACGTCATAGCGTTATTAAAAAAACAGGTGCGCCAGGCACCAGCGGAGACATGGAGACAGAAGCCCTGAAGGTCGCGGTGGTCATGCAACGCGTTCCGCTTGCGAACCGCTGGCAACCCTATCAATGGAAGCCGATCGAAATTTCGGCTGACGCCGTTTTACCGGACGGCGGCGCACACTGTTTGCGTGACGACGAAATCGACACGCGCTGGCTGTTCGCCGGCTTCGAGATCCGGCTCTATTCCGATGAAGCCGAAGGCTATTTCCTCAATATCGATTCTCCCGCGCCGTGCTGGTTTGTGATGTCGCGCATGGAAGAAGTCGACGGTGTCGACGTCGCCGTGCCCAAGCAGGTCACGCTGTCCTATAACGAAGCCGCGCGGCTGATGGATGGCGGCGAACGCGTCGACACCCTGCCCGCCTCTCGCGACATTATCGAGCACATGGCGCGCTTCGTGCAGGAGCACTATCGCCCCGAAGTGAAAAAGAAACGCCGCAAGCCTTCGTTCGAAGGCGGTGCCGGCGTCGAACAGATGGCGCGCGCCGAAGGAGAGCAGCATGGAAGCTGAAAGCTTTTTCGCGCGCTGGAGCAAGCGCAATGCGGAAGCGGCGCAGGAAAAGCAGGCCCCGGCAACCGACCTGCCCGAATCGCAGGAAACGCCAAAACCGCCCCCGACCATCGAGGATGTCGCAGCGCTGACCCCTGAATCGGATTTCAAGCCGTTTGTCGCACGCGGCGTCGATGAAACGGTGCGCCGTTCAGCCATGAAAAAACTGTTTGCCGATCCGCATTTCAATGTGATGGACGGACTCGATGTCTACATCGATGACTACAATACCTTCGACCCGATCCCTCCCGCCATGCTGGCGATGCTTAATCACGCAAAGGGTTTGCTCGATCCGCTTTCGCAAACCGAGCATCCGCTGATGCGCCTGCTGCAAACCGTGCCCGACTCCGCGCAGGCGGAAGAACCGGCGACCGATGCATCCCCAGATACGCCGCCCGAAGAACAGGCTGCAAGCTCCTCCGTCGACGTCGATCAAGACGCGCATACAACTCCGGACCCGACATCAGATGACAACCCAGTTTAAAGTCTGCAGTTGCAATCAGACCATGCCGCTCGACCCGGCGGCCGGCGCAGCACTCGGTGCCGCGCTCGATGCCGGTGTGCTGCATCCCGCATCGCAACTATGCCGGCGTGAAATCGGTGCGTATCTCGACACCCTTCAGGGCGTCGACCAGGTGGTTGTCGGCTGCACGCAAGAGCAGGCATTGTTTACCGAAGTGGCGCAACAAAAGGAAACGGTTGCGCCACTTCGTTTCGTCAATATCCGCGAAACGGGTGGCTGGGGCGCGCAGGCGAAACAGGCATTGCCGAAGATGGCGGCGCTGCTTGCTGCAGCCGCATTGCCCGACCCGGAACCGGTGCCGACGGTGGAATACGATTCAGGCGGCAGCGTTCTGCTGGTCGGTCCGGCGGAACGGGTACTGCCCTGGGCCAAACGTTTGAGCGGGCAGCTGAGCGTGAGCGTGCTGCTAACCTCGGGCCATGCCGGCGCGATGCTGATGGAGCGCGACGTCCCGACCTTTTCCGGCAGCCAGATCGGTATCGACGGCTGGCTGGGCGCATTCAAGGTCAGCTGGCAGCAGGCCAATCCCATCGACCTGGAACTATGCACGCGCTGCAATGCCTGCATCGAAGTCTGCCCCGAAAACGCGATCGATTTCAATTACCAGATCAATCTGGATGCGTGCACCTCGCATCGCGACTGCGTCAAGGCATGCGGCGCGATCGGTGCGATCGATTTTCAGCGCGAAGAAACGCAGCGCAGCGGCGAGTTCGATCTGATCTTCGATTTGTCGGACCAGCCCATCATCACGCTGCACCAACCGCCGCAAGGCTATTTCGCGCCCGGCGCCGATCCGCTCAAGCAGACCGATCACGCGCTGCAGTTGACCCAGCTGGTCGGCCAGTTCAGCAAGCCGAAATTCTTTGTCTACAAGGAAAAGATTTGCGCGCACAGCCGCAACACGACGGTTGGCTGCAATGCCTGCATCGAAGTCTGCTCGGCTGCGGCGATCACGCATAACGGCAATCACATCAAGGTCAATCCAAATCTGTGCGTGGGCTGCGGCGCCTGCACCACGGTCTGTCCATCCGGCGCGCTCAGCTATGCGTATCCACGGCCGACGGACCTCGGCACCCGTATCAAGACCATGCTGGCCACCTACGCCAAGGCGGGCGGTACGCACCCTGCGCTGCTGCTGCACAGCCAGGAACAAGGCCTGGAACTGATCAATCGCCTGGGCCGGATGGCGGCAACCGGTGCATTGCAAGGAATGCCGGCACGCGTGATGCCGATCGACCTGCATCATGTCGCATCGGTAGGCATCGATACCTGGCTGAGCGCCATCTGCTATGGCGCATCCAATGTGCTGATATTGAGCACCGGAGACGAAGCGCCGCAATATCTCGCCGCGCTGGAACAGCAGATCAGCTTCGCGCAAACCATCCTGTCGGCACTCGGCTACCAGGGAACTCATATTGTTTTGCTGAAAGCGCAGACCCCTGCCGAACTCGATAAGCAACTGCATGCACTGACACCAGCGCAAGCGCCCGGCCAGCGCGCGCTGTACAACATTGCGGCGGAAAAACGCGGCACACTGGATTTCGCTTTCACGCACTTGCTCAAGTATGCGCCAACCGCGAAGGAAGAAATTTCGATGCCGGCCGGTGCGCCATTCGGCATGATCGCGGTGAATACTTCAGCTTGCACGCTGTGCATGTCCTGCGTCGGCGCCTGCCCCGAGTCGGCTTTGCTGGATAATCCGAACATGCCGCAATTGCGCTTCATTGAAAGCAATTGCGTGCAATGCGGATTATGCGAAAAGACGTGTCCGGAAAATGCGATCACGCTGACGCCGCGTCTGTTGCTCAGCGATGCAGCCAAGAAGCCGGCCGTGCTCAACGAAGCGCAGCCCTATCACTGCATCCGCTGCGGCAAACCCTTCGGCACCTTGCAGATGATTGACAACATGGTGTCCAAGCTGTCCATGCATGGCGCCTTTGCCGGCAATATCGACCGCCTGAAAATGTGCTCCGATTGCCGCGTGATCGACATGATGGAAAACAAGAAGGAAACCTCGATCCTTGAAATGAAGCGCTAGTTTTATCCGCGCAATGACTTGCACACGACCACATGACCACTGCCCAGCCGCTTAAATTCGAAGCTCCCGATCAAGGCGAGGAAACCGCCCGCGCCGACCTCTACGGTGTGCTCGCCGCGCTGTTCTATGCGCCACCGTCGCAGGAATTGCTGAGCGCCATCGCGGCCGCGCCGGATGAAGGCGACGGCGTCCTGCGGCATGCCTGGCGCGAACTTGCGGCCGCATGCGCGGGCATGACGCCCGACCGTACGCGCGACGAATATGAAAGCTTGTTCATCGGCGTCGGCAAACCGGAACTGATCTTGTACGGCTCGTATTACCTGAGCGGTTTCATGATGGAAAAGCCATTGGCTGCCTTGCGGACCGAGCTTGCCACACTGGGACTGCAGCGTGGCGATAAAGTCACCGAAAGCGAAGACCATATTGCGAGCTTGTGCGAAGTCATGCGTTACCTGATTGCGTCCGAAGAAATGTCGCAGGCCAGCGTTGCGTCGCAGAAGCAATTCTTTGGGACACATCTACAGCCTTGGGTGATCGATATGTGCAGCGCGATTGAGGCCCACCCACAAGCCATTTTTTATCGGCCAGTCGCTCGGCTGGCAAAGGCCTTCTTTGAAGTAGAGATGCAAGCATTCGACATGTTTTAAGCCATTTCGTCGGGCAGCGTGTCGATGTATTTGGTTTTCATGAACAAACGTTTTCGCGCAATGCAAACCCGCGAAAACTGTGCTAACTTGAAGAAATATTAGAAAAGGTAACAAGATTACTTACCGCACTTCTGCACTTGGAGACAAACATGGCAGAACAAAGCAAAATCGCCCGCCGCACCTTTTTTGCGGGTCTCGGGCTGGCCGCCGCAGCTGGCGTTGCCGCAAAACTTTCCCTGAAGTCCGTGGTACCTGAAGCGATCGCACCTTCCCCCAATGAAACACAGGGAAACGGCTATCGCTTGACGGAACACATCAAGAAGTACTACCGGACGACCACTATCTAACCGTCGAGGGAGACGATCATGCTGTTGACTCGCAAAGGCCAGTCAGGCCAGCGTTCGCCCAATCGTTTTACTTCTAGCCTGTCGGAAAGTCTATCGCGCGCCTTGCCGACGATGGATCGCCGCACTTTCCTCAAACGCTCGGGGATAGGCATCGGTGCCGGCATTGCCGCATCGCAGCTTAACCTGATCCAACAGGCGAAAGCCGCGGATGGCGCCAAGGCGGCCGGTGGCGGCAAGATCGAAGTCAAACGTACGGTCTGTACCCACTGCTCGGTCGGCTGCGCGGTCGACGCAGTGGTGGAGAACGGCGTATGGGTGCGCCAGGAACCGGTGTTCGATTCACCGATCAACCTCGGTGCGCATTGCGCCAAGGGCGCGGCCTTGCGCGAGCACGGGCATGGCGAATACCGGCTCAAGTATCCGATGAAGCTGGTCAACGGCAAGTATCAGCGCATCAGCTGGGACGTGGCCTTGAACGAGATTTCCGCGAAGCTGCTCGATATCAAGAAGGCGAGCGGACCGGACTCAGTATTTTTCGTCGGTTCCTCCAAGCATAACAACGAGCAGTCGGCGCTGTTGCGCAAGTTCGTCTCTTTCTTCGGCACCAACAACACCGACCACCAGGCGCGCATCTGCCACTCGACCACGGTCGCGGGCGTCGCCAATACCTGGGGCTATGGTGCAATGACCAACAGCTACAACGATATGCAGAACTCCAAGGCGGTTATGTATATCGGCTCGAATGCAGCGGAAGCGCATCCGGTATCGATGCTGCACATGCTGCATGCAAAGGAAACCGGCACCAAGATGATCGTGGTCGATCCACGCTATACCCGCACCGCGGCCAAGGCCGACCAGTATGTGCGTATCCGCTCGGGCTCCGACATTCCCTATCTGTACGGCATGCTGTACCACATCTTCAAGAATGGCTGGGAAGACAAGCGCTACATCAATGACCGCGTCTACGGGATGGACAAGGTCAGGGAAGAAGTCATGAAATGGACGCCGGACAAGGTCGAGGAAGCCTGCGGCGTGCCGGAAGCGGAAGTGTTCAAGGCAGCCGAAACCATGGCAAAGAATCGCCCGTCGTCGCTCGTCTGGTGCATGGGCCAGACCCAGCACTCGATCGGCAATGCGATTGTGCGCGCTTCCTGCATCGTGCAGCTGGCTCTGGGCAACATCGGCGTGGCCGGCGGCGGCGCCAACATCTTCCGCGGCCATGACAATGTTCAGGGCGCCACCGACGTCGGCCCCAATCCCGATTCCCTGCCCGGCTATTACGGTCTGGCGACTGGTTCGTGGAAGCATTGGGCGACGGTCTGGGGCGTCGACTATGAATGGATCAAGAAGCAGTTCGCATCGCAGGCGATGATGGAAAAATCCGGCACCACGGTATCGCGCTGGGTCGATGCGGTGATGGAAAAGAACGAACTGATCGACCAGGA includes:
- the glp gene encoding gephyrin-like molybdotransferase Glp produces the protein MPSLSEVISCLSGYDPNAVPVAQAQQIIRDVIAPVHAVEKVTIRAALDRVLAQDIVSPINVPQHDNSAMDGYALCSADLAAGGATTLNVIATIHAGGRFDGPVAIGEAVRIMTGAPMPARCDTVVPQEFTQAASEHAVTIPPGVVKTGDNRRLQGEDLMAGKPALLKGKLLRPADLGLLASLGIAEVPVQRRLRVAFFSTGDELRSIGELLDAGCVYDSNRYTLYGMLTRLGCDMIDMGVVKDDPQSLEQAFRTACENADAVITSGGVSVGEADYTRTMMAALGDVTFWKIGMRPGRPMAFGKIASGGRSAYLFGLPGNPVAVMVTFYFFARQALLRMMGADDTPLPLLRVVSESAIRKKPGRTEYQRGIVETGNDGVQRVRITGAQGSGILRSMSEANCMVVLHHEQGSVNAGDPVDVIMFDGLV
- the mobA gene encoding molybdenum cofactor guanylyltransferase MobA — protein: MIDTQQITGLILAGGRGSRMGSVDKGLQSFRGVPMVLHVIMRLSPQVGMLMINANQNLGPYEGFGLPVWPDQLTGFEGPLAGLQTGLSQCDTDYLVTAPCDSPFLPDDLVARLAQALSDHDAELAVAVTEEDGKRQPHPVFCLMKASVLSSLNAFLQQGGRKIDSWYRSLKFVEVHFPDQSAFRNINTLDELRRFEAT
- the apbC gene encoding iron-sulfur cluster carrier protein ApbC; this translates as MSISIESVKAALSQVIDPNTGKDLVSSKSAKNIRLDGADVMLDVELGYPAKSQLDTIRKATIAAIRAVEGAGNVSVNVHAKIIAHTAQRGVKLMPNVKNIIAVASGKGGVGKSTTAVNLALALAAEGAMVGILDADIYGPSQPMMMGINGRPETVDGKTMEPLENHGLQVSSIGFMIDPDEPMVWRGPIVTQALQQLLEQTNWRDLDYLIVDMPPGTGDVQLTLSQKVPVTGAVIVTTPQDIALLDARKGLKMFEKVGIPILGIVENMSTHICSNCGHAEPVFGHGGGERMCAEYGVEFLGALPLTMSIREQTDSGKPTVVADPDGQIATIYKTIARKVAVKVAEKAKDMSSKFPSIVIKND
- a CDS encoding DUF3305 domain-containing protein, yielding METEALKVAVVMQRVPLANRWQPYQWKPIEISADAVLPDGGAHCLRDDEIDTRWLFAGFEIRLYSDEAEGYFLNIDSPAPCWFVMSRMEEVDGVDVAVPKQVTLSYNEAARLMDGGERVDTLPASRDIIEHMARFVQEHYRPEVKKKRRKPSFEGGAGVEQMARAEGEQHGS
- a CDS encoding DUF3306 domain-containing protein; the protein is MEAESFFARWSKRNAEAAQEKQAPATDLPESQETPKPPPTIEDVAALTPESDFKPFVARGVDETVRRSAMKKLFADPHFNVMDGLDVYIDDYNTFDPIPPAMLAMLNHAKGLLDPLSQTEHPLMRLLQTVPDSAQAEEPATDASPDTPPEEQAASSSVDVDQDAHTTPDPTSDDNPV
- a CDS encoding 4Fe-4S binding protein, producing MTTQFKVCSCNQTMPLDPAAGAALGAALDAGVLHPASQLCRREIGAYLDTLQGVDQVVVGCTQEQALFTEVAQQKETVAPLRFVNIRETGGWGAQAKQALPKMAALLAAAALPDPEPVPTVEYDSGGSVLLVGPAERVLPWAKRLSGQLSVSVLLTSGHAGAMLMERDVPTFSGSQIGIDGWLGAFKVSWQQANPIDLELCTRCNACIEVCPENAIDFNYQINLDACTSHRDCVKACGAIGAIDFQREETQRSGEFDLIFDLSDQPIITLHQPPQGYFAPGADPLKQTDHALQLTQLVGQFSKPKFFVYKEKICAHSRNTTVGCNACIEVCSAAAITHNGNHIKVNPNLCVGCGACTTVCPSGALSYAYPRPTDLGTRIKTMLATYAKAGGTHPALLLHSQEQGLELINRLGRMAATGALQGMPARVMPIDLHHVASVGIDTWLSAICYGASNVLILSTGDEAPQYLAALEQQISFAQTILSALGYQGTHIVLLKAQTPAELDKQLHALTPAQAPGQRALYNIAAEKRGTLDFAFTHLLKYAPTAKEEISMPAGAPFGMIAVNTSACTLCMSCVGACPESALLDNPNMPQLRFIESNCVQCGLCEKTCPENAITLTPRLLLSDAAKKPAVLNEAQPYHCIRCGKPFGTLQMIDNMVSKLSMHGAFAGNIDRLKMCSDCRVIDMMENKKETSILEMKR
- a CDS encoding TorD/DmsD family molecular chaperone, producing MTTAQPLKFEAPDQGEETARADLYGVLAALFYAPPSQELLSAIAAAPDEGDGVLRHAWRELAAACAGMTPDRTRDEYESLFIGVGKPELILYGSYYLSGFMMEKPLAALRTELATLGLQRGDKVTESEDHIASLCEVMRYLIASEEMSQASVASQKQFFGTHLQPWVIDMCSAIEAHPQAIFYRPVARLAKAFFEVEMQAFDMF